Proteins from one Triticum aestivum cultivar Chinese Spring chromosome 7A, IWGSC CS RefSeq v2.1, whole genome shotgun sequence genomic window:
- the LOC123150457 gene encoding uncharacterized protein, translated as MASRRVLHLLTASRGISSTPHLASLGWINKIKDTFTGKKAADSPFPPSESFNLNMFADSMEMARKVGTFKNFVSGRCSEATVVAACEKHAAVLRYLATIDPIGEKLKTSDKISATKHCNCTIADVEHILAKYTWAKDAQKKIEKLKEEGKPVPKTFTEVQNLMGNTAFDLGRANLEKSGQISRNALCPCGSKKRYKKCCGAS; from the exons ATGGCGTCCCGCCGCGTCCTCCACCTCCTAACGGCATCTCGAGGCATCTCCTCAACCCCACATCTCGCCTCCCTCGGGTGGATCAACAAGATCAAGGACACCTTCACCGGCAAGAAGGCCGCCGACTCACCCTTCCCCCCGTCTGAATCCTTCAATCTCAACA TGTTCGCGGATTCGATGGAGATGGCGAGGAAGGTGGGAACTTTCAAGAACTTCGTGTCAGGGAGATGCAGCGAGGCCACCGTCGTAGCCGCCTGCGAGAAGCACGCCGCCGTTCTCCGCTACCTCGCCACCATCGACCCAATCGGCGAG AAGCTCAAAACCAGTGACAAAATTAGTGCCACCAAGCATTGCAACTGCACAATTGCTGATGTGGAGCACATACTGGCCAAGTACACATGGGCTAAAGATGCCCAAAAGAAGATTGAAAAACTCAAAGAAGAAGGAAAGCCAGTGCCAAAGACATTTACTGAG GTGCAAAATCTAATGGGTAATACAGCCTTTGACCTTGGAAGAGCTAATCTGGAAAAGAGTGGTCAGATAAGTAGGAATGCTCTCTGCCCATGCGGTTCTAAGAAACGATATAAAAA GTGTTGTGGGGCTTCTTGA
- the LOC123150456 gene encoding formin-binding protein 4 isoform X1, whose protein sequence is MGRRKERRLAAKAASGRRVKLDLFLDPSPGEASMKEGVGEENRGQQTGVPTSPSSSDKKENPLALLGQYSDDEEEDEVATDQPIGETKGSPTDASAEVIHDQGDITGDNGDADSELPASVSVQQEVSQADDVKIITETVAQEFTVAPDPTLENECVTAMEAVPDSSGMQIVGDIGGNWKAIMHEQSNQCYYWNTVTGETSWEIPNGLASVVAADGVTSASVPTHMGYSVEAQAHVLPHSNVEAYPSDVSVGNGTATYTAMGTYTHDPYAYTGAVASHETVDIDPLQLAKYGEDLLQRLKLLERPHVAIDSLELIKREIEIRIADCNALSSYGSSLLPLWLHAEVHLKQLELSVSKFEASYTTKHGYRETVDAGHKAPNEAEVMAPSEGEHLKVDVSTLGIGTGDENIKVEEPCTTSSVQNSQGVAAAILRVESDSDEDMDVEMEVDEEGVEEQGGSTSMANKEHPSSEQVRSPALSSLEDSAPPPQDNDIPPPPPPEEEWIPPPPPENEPAPPPPPEPEEPAVSFVNADTLPQPYGDQANLGYTLPGMEYYPAAGTDGTNANYYMQASDSHILQSQQHSYYAPLSASGVSIPVETTSIPPVPGSYYSYPSVTMAATEVAAESSGYYASSTSAISSGELDNKTSLASLVANSNVNTVESDKVISKEPTVASLSQSVGAVSSGPTVHGSSTQASTSSTNQTKVPRTKKRPVAVASSLRSNKKVSSLVDKWKAAKEELRDEEEEEPEDALEYLERKRRKEIDGWRKQQIASGEAKENANFVPLGGDWRDRVKRKRAEAKKEAKTEPIRAAAEQHKGEPDLSELSKGFPSGWQAYIDESTKQVYYGNNLTSETTWDRPSK, encoded by the exons GGGAGGCATCTATGAAAGAGGGAGTAGGAGAGGAAAACCGTGGGCAGCAAACTGGTGTTCCCACTTCACCATCTTCGTCAG ATAAGAAGGAAAATCCTCTAGCGTTGCTTGGGCAATatagtgatgatgaagaagaggatgaagtaGCAACAGATCAACCCATTGGTGAAACTAAGGGGAGCCCAACAGATGCAAGTGCTGAG GTTATTCATGATCAGGGTGATATAACTGGGGATAACGGCGATGCAGATAGTGAACTGCCTGCTTCTGTTAGTGTTCAGCAGGAGGTATCTCAAGCTGATGATGTCAAAATTATCACAGAAACCGTTGCTCAGGAATTTACTGTTGCCCCTGATCCAACTCTGGAAAATGAGTGTGTGACAGCAATGGAAGCTGTCCCAGATTCATCTGGCATGCAAATTGTTGGTGACATTGGTGGGAATTGGAAGGCTATAATGCATGAACAGAGTAATCAGTGCTACTACTGGAACACAGTTACAGGAGAAACTTCTTGGGAGATTCCTAATGGATTAGCTTCAGTAGTTGCTGCCGATGGAGTCACTTCTGCATCTGTGCCTACTCATATGGGGTACTCTGTCGAAGCTCAAGCACATGTCCTTCCCCACAGTAATGTCGAAGCATATCCTAGTGACGTGTCTGTTGGAAATGGCACAGCAACCTATACTGCTATGGGAACTTATACTCATGATCCTTATGCTTACACTGGAGCCGTTGCTAGTCATGAGACAGTGGACATTGACCCCTTGCAGCTTGCAAAATATGGTGAGGATTTACTGCAAAGACTGAAGCTGCTGGAAAG GCCACATGTTGCCATTGACAGTCTTGAGTTGATAAAAAGAGAAATTGAGATACGAATAGCAGACTGTAATGCCCTCTCCTCGTATGGATCTTCTTTACTTCCGTTGTGGTTGCATGCTGAGGTGCACCTTAAGCAACTAGAACTTTCAGTTTCCAAGTTTGAAGCTAGCTACACCACCAAACATGGATATCGGGAGACAGTGGATGCAGGACACAAAGCACCTAATGAAGCTGAAGTTATGGCACCCTCTGAGGGTGAGCATTTGAAGGTTGATGTTAGCACTCTGGGAATAGGTACTGGCGATGAAAATATTAAGGTTGAGGAACCATGTACAACATCATCTGTTCAGAACTCACAAGGTGTGGCAGCAGCTATTTTAAGAGTTGAATCAGATAGTGATGAAGATATGGACGTGGAAATGGAGGTCGATGAAGAAGGTGTTGAAGAGCAGGGCGGTTCCACTTCTATGGCAAATAAGGAGCATCCTTCATCAGAGCAAGTGCGATCACCAGCTTTGTCATCATTGGAGGATTCTGCTCCTCCCCCACAGGATAATGAcattcctccaccaccaccaccagaagagGAATGGATTCCACCTCCACCACCTGAGAATGAACcagctcctccacctcctcctgagCCTGAAGAGCCCGCTGTGTCATTTGTTAATGCTGATACACTTCCTCAgccatatggagatcaagcaaacTTGGGTTATACGCTTCCAGGAATGGAGTACTATCCTGCTGCTGGTACAGATGGCACCAATGCCAACTACTATATGCAAGCAAGCGATTCTCATATTCTTCAATCACAGCAGCATTCTTACTATGCACCATTGTCTGCAAGTGGCGTATCTATTCCTGTTGAGACCACATCCATCCCCCCAGTACCAGGTTCTTATTATAGCTATCCTTCCGTCACTATGGCTGCCACTGAAGTAGCGGCTGAATCTTCTGGATACTATGCTTCATCAACCTCTGCCATTTCTAGTGGTGAATTAGATAACAAAACAAGCTTGGCCTCCCTTGTTGCAAATAGTAATGTGAATACTGTGGAGTCTGATAAAGTGATATCCAAGGAGCCCACAGTTGCGTCTTTGAGCCAATCAGTAGGAGCAGTATCTTCAGGACCAACAGTACATGGAAGTTCTACTCAAGCTTCTACTAGCTCCACTAATCAGACTAAAG TTCCTCGTACTAAGAAGCGACCTGTTGCTGTTGCATCATCACTGAGATCTAATAAGAAGGTCTCAAGTCTGGTGGATAAG TGGAAAGCTGCAAAGGAGGAGCTTcgtgatgaagaggaagaggagcctGAAGATGCTTTGGAGTACCTAGAAAGGAAACGCCGGAAGGAAATAGAT GGGTGGCGTAAGCAACAAATAGCTAGTGGAGAAGCCAAGGAAAATGCTAATTTTGTTCCCCTTGGTGGTGACTG GCGTGACCGTGTAAAACGCAAAAGAGCTGAAGCAAAGAAGGAAGCAAAGACTGAACCTATTCGTGCAGCTGCCGAACAACACAAAGGGGAGCCTGATCTCTCAGAGCTCTCCAAGGGTTTTCCTTCTGGGTGGCAG GCATACATAGACGAGTCTACGAAGCAAGTGTACTATGGGAACAACCTCACTTCCGAGACGACTTGGGATCGGCCTAGCAAATAA
- the LOC123150456 gene encoding formin-binding protein 4 isoform X3, producing MEAVPDSSGMQIVGDIGGNWKAIMHEQSNQCYYWNTVTGETSWEIPNGLASVVAADGVTSASVPTHMGYSVEAQAHVLPHSNVEAYPSDVSVGNGTATYTAMGTYTHDPYAYTGAVASHETVDIDPLQLAKYGEDLLQRLKLLERPHVAIDSLELIKREIEIRIADCNALSSYGSSLLPLWLHAEVHLKQLELSVSKFEASYTTKHGYRETVDAGHKAPNEAEVMAPSEGEHLKVDVSTLGIGTGDENIKVEEPCTTSSVQNSQGVAAAILRVESDSDEDMDVEMEVDEEGVEEQGGSTSMANKEHPSSEQVRSPALSSLEDSAPPPQDNDIPPPPPPEEEWIPPPPPENEPAPPPPPEPEEPAVSFVNADTLPQPYGDQANLGYTLPGMEYYPAAGTDGTNANYYMQASDSHILQSQQHSYYAPLSASGVSIPVETTSIPPVPGSYYSYPSVTMAATEVAAESSGYYASSTSAISSGELDNKTSLASLVANSNVNTVESDKVISKEPTVASLSQSVGAVSSGPTVHGSSTQASTSSTNQTKVPRTKKRPVAVASSLRSNKKVSSLVDKWKAAKEELRDEEEEEPEDALEYLERKRRKEIDGWRKQQIASGEAKENANFVPLGGDWRDRVKRKRAEAKKEAKTEPIRAAAEQHKGEPDLSELSKGFPSGWQAYIDESTKQVYYGNNLTSETTWDRPSK from the exons ATGGAAGCTGTCCCAGATTCATCTGGCATGCAAATTGTTGGTGACATTGGTGGGAATTGGAAGGCTATAATGCATGAACAGAGTAATCAGTGCTACTACTGGAACACAGTTACAGGAGAAACTTCTTGGGAGATTCCTAATGGATTAGCTTCAGTAGTTGCTGCCGATGGAGTCACTTCTGCATCTGTGCCTACTCATATGGGGTACTCTGTCGAAGCTCAAGCACATGTCCTTCCCCACAGTAATGTCGAAGCATATCCTAGTGACGTGTCTGTTGGAAATGGCACAGCAACCTATACTGCTATGGGAACTTATACTCATGATCCTTATGCTTACACTGGAGCCGTTGCTAGTCATGAGACAGTGGACATTGACCCCTTGCAGCTTGCAAAATATGGTGAGGATTTACTGCAAAGACTGAAGCTGCTGGAAAG GCCACATGTTGCCATTGACAGTCTTGAGTTGATAAAAAGAGAAATTGAGATACGAATAGCAGACTGTAATGCCCTCTCCTCGTATGGATCTTCTTTACTTCCGTTGTGGTTGCATGCTGAGGTGCACCTTAAGCAACTAGAACTTTCAGTTTCCAAGTTTGAAGCTAGCTACACCACCAAACATGGATATCGGGAGACAGTGGATGCAGGACACAAAGCACCTAATGAAGCTGAAGTTATGGCACCCTCTGAGGGTGAGCATTTGAAGGTTGATGTTAGCACTCTGGGAATAGGTACTGGCGATGAAAATATTAAGGTTGAGGAACCATGTACAACATCATCTGTTCAGAACTCACAAGGTGTGGCAGCAGCTATTTTAAGAGTTGAATCAGATAGTGATGAAGATATGGACGTGGAAATGGAGGTCGATGAAGAAGGTGTTGAAGAGCAGGGCGGTTCCACTTCTATGGCAAATAAGGAGCATCCTTCATCAGAGCAAGTGCGATCACCAGCTTTGTCATCATTGGAGGATTCTGCTCCTCCCCCACAGGATAATGAcattcctccaccaccaccaccagaagagGAATGGATTCCACCTCCACCACCTGAGAATGAACcagctcctccacctcctcctgagCCTGAAGAGCCCGCTGTGTCATTTGTTAATGCTGATACACTTCCTCAgccatatggagatcaagcaaacTTGGGTTATACGCTTCCAGGAATGGAGTACTATCCTGCTGCTGGTACAGATGGCACCAATGCCAACTACTATATGCAAGCAAGCGATTCTCATATTCTTCAATCACAGCAGCATTCTTACTATGCACCATTGTCTGCAAGTGGCGTATCTATTCCTGTTGAGACCACATCCATCCCCCCAGTACCAGGTTCTTATTATAGCTATCCTTCCGTCACTATGGCTGCCACTGAAGTAGCGGCTGAATCTTCTGGATACTATGCTTCATCAACCTCTGCCATTTCTAGTGGTGAATTAGATAACAAAACAAGCTTGGCCTCCCTTGTTGCAAATAGTAATGTGAATACTGTGGAGTCTGATAAAGTGATATCCAAGGAGCCCACAGTTGCGTCTTTGAGCCAATCAGTAGGAGCAGTATCTTCAGGACCAACAGTACATGGAAGTTCTACTCAAGCTTCTACTAGCTCCACTAATCAGACTAAAG TTCCTCGTACTAAGAAGCGACCTGTTGCTGTTGCATCATCACTGAGATCTAATAAGAAGGTCTCAAGTCTGGTGGATAAG TGGAAAGCTGCAAAGGAGGAGCTTcgtgatgaagaggaagaggagcctGAAGATGCTTTGGAGTACCTAGAAAGGAAACGCCGGAAGGAAATAGAT GGGTGGCGTAAGCAACAAATAGCTAGTGGAGAAGCCAAGGAAAATGCTAATTTTGTTCCCCTTGGTGGTGACTG GCGTGACCGTGTAAAACGCAAAAGAGCTGAAGCAAAGAAGGAAGCAAAGACTGAACCTATTCGTGCAGCTGCCGAACAACACAAAGGGGAGCCTGATCTCTCAGAGCTCTCCAAGGGTTTTCCTTCTGGGTGGCAG GCATACATAGACGAGTCTACGAAGCAAGTGTACTATGGGAACAACCTCACTTCCGAGACGACTTGGGATCGGCCTAGCAAATAA
- the LOC123150456 gene encoding formin-binding protein 4 isoform X2 yields MIVASSVHKKENPLALLGQYSDDEEEDEVATDQPIGETKGSPTDASAEVIHDQGDITGDNGDADSELPASVSVQQEVSQADDVKIITETVAQEFTVAPDPTLENECVTAMEAVPDSSGMQIVGDIGGNWKAIMHEQSNQCYYWNTVTGETSWEIPNGLASVVAADGVTSASVPTHMGYSVEAQAHVLPHSNVEAYPSDVSVGNGTATYTAMGTYTHDPYAYTGAVASHETVDIDPLQLAKYGEDLLQRLKLLERPHVAIDSLELIKREIEIRIADCNALSSYGSSLLPLWLHAEVHLKQLELSVSKFEASYTTKHGYRETVDAGHKAPNEAEVMAPSEGEHLKVDVSTLGIGTGDENIKVEEPCTTSSVQNSQGVAAAILRVESDSDEDMDVEMEVDEEGVEEQGGSTSMANKEHPSSEQVRSPALSSLEDSAPPPQDNDIPPPPPPEEEWIPPPPPENEPAPPPPPEPEEPAVSFVNADTLPQPYGDQANLGYTLPGMEYYPAAGTDGTNANYYMQASDSHILQSQQHSYYAPLSASGVSIPVETTSIPPVPGSYYSYPSVTMAATEVAAESSGYYASSTSAISSGELDNKTSLASLVANSNVNTVESDKVISKEPTVASLSQSVGAVSSGPTVHGSSTQASTSSTNQTKVPRTKKRPVAVASSLRSNKKVSSLVDKWKAAKEELRDEEEEEPEDALEYLERKRRKEIDGWRKQQIASGEAKENANFVPLGGDWRDRVKRKRAEAKKEAKTEPIRAAAEQHKGEPDLSELSKGFPSGWQAYIDESTKQVYYGNNLTSETTWDRPSK; encoded by the exons ATGATTGTTGCCTCCTCGGTTC ATAAGAAGGAAAATCCTCTAGCGTTGCTTGGGCAATatagtgatgatgaagaagaggatgaagtaGCAACAGATCAACCCATTGGTGAAACTAAGGGGAGCCCAACAGATGCAAGTGCTGAG GTTATTCATGATCAGGGTGATATAACTGGGGATAACGGCGATGCAGATAGTGAACTGCCTGCTTCTGTTAGTGTTCAGCAGGAGGTATCTCAAGCTGATGATGTCAAAATTATCACAGAAACCGTTGCTCAGGAATTTACTGTTGCCCCTGATCCAACTCTGGAAAATGAGTGTGTGACAGCAATGGAAGCTGTCCCAGATTCATCTGGCATGCAAATTGTTGGTGACATTGGTGGGAATTGGAAGGCTATAATGCATGAACAGAGTAATCAGTGCTACTACTGGAACACAGTTACAGGAGAAACTTCTTGGGAGATTCCTAATGGATTAGCTTCAGTAGTTGCTGCCGATGGAGTCACTTCTGCATCTGTGCCTACTCATATGGGGTACTCTGTCGAAGCTCAAGCACATGTCCTTCCCCACAGTAATGTCGAAGCATATCCTAGTGACGTGTCTGTTGGAAATGGCACAGCAACCTATACTGCTATGGGAACTTATACTCATGATCCTTATGCTTACACTGGAGCCGTTGCTAGTCATGAGACAGTGGACATTGACCCCTTGCAGCTTGCAAAATATGGTGAGGATTTACTGCAAAGACTGAAGCTGCTGGAAAG GCCACATGTTGCCATTGACAGTCTTGAGTTGATAAAAAGAGAAATTGAGATACGAATAGCAGACTGTAATGCCCTCTCCTCGTATGGATCTTCTTTACTTCCGTTGTGGTTGCATGCTGAGGTGCACCTTAAGCAACTAGAACTTTCAGTTTCCAAGTTTGAAGCTAGCTACACCACCAAACATGGATATCGGGAGACAGTGGATGCAGGACACAAAGCACCTAATGAAGCTGAAGTTATGGCACCCTCTGAGGGTGAGCATTTGAAGGTTGATGTTAGCACTCTGGGAATAGGTACTGGCGATGAAAATATTAAGGTTGAGGAACCATGTACAACATCATCTGTTCAGAACTCACAAGGTGTGGCAGCAGCTATTTTAAGAGTTGAATCAGATAGTGATGAAGATATGGACGTGGAAATGGAGGTCGATGAAGAAGGTGTTGAAGAGCAGGGCGGTTCCACTTCTATGGCAAATAAGGAGCATCCTTCATCAGAGCAAGTGCGATCACCAGCTTTGTCATCATTGGAGGATTCTGCTCCTCCCCCACAGGATAATGAcattcctccaccaccaccaccagaagagGAATGGATTCCACCTCCACCACCTGAGAATGAACcagctcctccacctcctcctgagCCTGAAGAGCCCGCTGTGTCATTTGTTAATGCTGATACACTTCCTCAgccatatggagatcaagcaaacTTGGGTTATACGCTTCCAGGAATGGAGTACTATCCTGCTGCTGGTACAGATGGCACCAATGCCAACTACTATATGCAAGCAAGCGATTCTCATATTCTTCAATCACAGCAGCATTCTTACTATGCACCATTGTCTGCAAGTGGCGTATCTATTCCTGTTGAGACCACATCCATCCCCCCAGTACCAGGTTCTTATTATAGCTATCCTTCCGTCACTATGGCTGCCACTGAAGTAGCGGCTGAATCTTCTGGATACTATGCTTCATCAACCTCTGCCATTTCTAGTGGTGAATTAGATAACAAAACAAGCTTGGCCTCCCTTGTTGCAAATAGTAATGTGAATACTGTGGAGTCTGATAAAGTGATATCCAAGGAGCCCACAGTTGCGTCTTTGAGCCAATCAGTAGGAGCAGTATCTTCAGGACCAACAGTACATGGAAGTTCTACTCAAGCTTCTACTAGCTCCACTAATCAGACTAAAG TTCCTCGTACTAAGAAGCGACCTGTTGCTGTTGCATCATCACTGAGATCTAATAAGAAGGTCTCAAGTCTGGTGGATAAG TGGAAAGCTGCAAAGGAGGAGCTTcgtgatgaagaggaagaggagcctGAAGATGCTTTGGAGTACCTAGAAAGGAAACGCCGGAAGGAAATAGAT GGGTGGCGTAAGCAACAAATAGCTAGTGGAGAAGCCAAGGAAAATGCTAATTTTGTTCCCCTTGGTGGTGACTG GCGTGACCGTGTAAAACGCAAAAGAGCTGAAGCAAAGAAGGAAGCAAAGACTGAACCTATTCGTGCAGCTGCCGAACAACACAAAGGGGAGCCTGATCTCTCAGAGCTCTCCAAGGGTTTTCCTTCTGGGTGGCAG GCATACATAGACGAGTCTACGAAGCAAGTGTACTATGGGAACAACCTCACTTCCGAGACGACTTGGGATCGGCCTAGCAAATAA